A DNA window from Streptomyces sp. 71268 contains the following coding sequences:
- a CDS encoding FAD-dependent oxidoreductase — protein sequence MLLTTPYENGPSSPPITMLGPDFPFAYDDWLSHPAGLGAVPADAVGTEVAIVGGGMAGLVAAYELMRMGLRPVLHEAERLGGRMRSASFDGFPDEVAELGAMRFPLSATALFHYVRALGLRTTPFPNPLSPCTPMTVLDIGGASHWARTEADLPPVYREVADAWDKTLRERADIWVMQEAIRTRDTATIKALWNRLVPLLDDQSFYGFLSTTPAFASFRLRELFGQVGFGTGGWDTDFPNSMLEILRVIYTEADVDQQIIEGGCEQVPLGLWRHAPEGLAHWPAGTSLATLHEDRPRPAVTALRRAGDRIAVTDADGQTRDYRAVVFTGQHRLLNSRVACDDALLPGPVRSAIERTHYMGSSKLFALTDRPFWLDVDAATGRDVMGMTLTDRLPRSVYLFGRGPDRPGVMCLSYTWNDDSQRVAALSAEERLEIVLRSLGEIYPDVDIRSHIIAPPVAVSWENAPWFTGAFKANLPGHYRYQRRLFTHFMQGELPEHQRGFFLAGDDVSWTGGFAEGAVTTALNAVWGVVRHLGGGCHPANPGPGDAFAELAPLELDEP from the coding sequence ATGCTCCTCACCACCCCCTACGAGAACGGCCCGTCGAGCCCTCCCATCACCATGCTCGGCCCCGACTTCCCCTTCGCGTACGACGACTGGCTGAGCCACCCGGCGGGCCTGGGCGCCGTCCCGGCCGACGCCGTGGGAACCGAGGTCGCGATCGTCGGCGGCGGGATGGCCGGGCTGGTCGCCGCGTACGAACTGATGCGGATGGGACTGCGGCCGGTCCTCCACGAGGCGGAACGCCTGGGCGGCCGGATGCGCTCCGCCAGCTTCGACGGGTTCCCGGACGAGGTGGCCGAGTTGGGGGCCATGCGGTTCCCGCTCTCGGCCACCGCGCTGTTCCACTACGTCCGCGCGCTGGGCCTGCGCACCACGCCGTTCCCCAACCCGCTCAGCCCCTGCACCCCCATGACGGTGCTGGACATCGGCGGCGCCAGCCACTGGGCCCGGACCGAGGCGGACCTGCCGCCCGTCTACCGGGAGGTCGCTGACGCCTGGGACAAGACGTTGCGCGAGCGGGCCGACATCTGGGTCATGCAGGAGGCGATCCGCACCCGGGACACGGCCACGATCAAGGCGCTGTGGAACCGCCTCGTGCCGCTCCTGGACGACCAGTCCTTCTACGGCTTCCTCAGCACCACGCCCGCCTTCGCCTCCTTCCGGCTCCGTGAGCTCTTCGGACAGGTCGGCTTCGGCACCGGCGGCTGGGACACCGACTTCCCCAACTCGATGCTGGAGATCCTGCGCGTCATATACACCGAGGCCGACGTCGACCAGCAGATCATCGAGGGCGGCTGCGAACAGGTGCCGCTGGGCCTGTGGCGGCACGCCCCCGAGGGCCTCGCGCACTGGCCGGCTGGTACGTCGCTCGCCACGCTCCACGAGGACCGGCCCCGGCCCGCCGTCACCGCGCTGCGCCGCGCGGGGGACCGTATCGCGGTCACCGACGCCGACGGGCAGACGCGCGACTACCGGGCGGTGGTCTTCACCGGGCAGCACCGGCTGCTGAACAGCCGGGTCGCCTGCGACGACGCGCTGCTGCCCGGGCCGGTCCGGTCGGCGATCGAGCGCACCCACTACATGGGTTCCTCCAAACTGTTCGCGCTCACCGACCGGCCGTTCTGGCTGGACGTCGACGCCGCCACCGGGCGGGACGTGATGGGCATGACGCTCACCGACAGGCTGCCGCGTTCGGTGTACCTCTTCGGCCGGGGACCCGACCGCCCCGGAGTGATGTGCCTGTCCTACACCTGGAACGACGACTCGCAGCGGGTCGCCGCGCTGTCCGCCGAGGAGCGGTTGGAGATCGTCCTGCGCTCGCTCGGCGAGATCTATCCGGACGTGGACATCCGGTCGCACATCATCGCGCCGCCGGTGGCCGTCAGTTGGGAGAACGCACCCTGGTTCACCGGAGCCTTCAAGGCCAACCTGCCGGGCCACTACCGCTACCAGCGCCGCCTGTTCACCCACTTCATGCAGGGTGAGCTGCCCGAGCACCAGCGGGGCTTCTTCCTGGCCGGCGACGACGTCTCCTGGACCGGCGGCTTCGCGGAGGGAGCGGTCACCACGGCGCTGAACGCCGTGTGGGGGGTCGTACGCCATCTCGGCGGCGGCTGCCACCCGGCCAACCCCGGCCCGGGGGACGCGTTCGCCGAACTCGCGCCCCTGGAACTGGACGAGCCCTGA
- a CDS encoding class I adenylate-forming enzyme family protein, translating into MTAKVFATEAVHSLPEFEQRALTIAEALRDRGVGDGSRVMLKAGNSAGFVGVLLALMHTGASIVMVDHQERPDATQRICDLAGVKVCVVDDDTPMPANSPAQVTVYELLAASMEYTPAEPRLSLDAWCELPDGLIMWSSGSTGEPKGVVKTGAKFLKNLERNAQQVGHRPDDVLLPLLPFSHQYGLSMVLIAWLVKCSLVIAPYRRLDRAMIMAGTCGATVVDATPASYRSMLNMIGRKPALADALSGVRMFCSGAAPLDPGLVADYVSRFGLPLLDSYGSTEAGNVAFATEDNAVACGRAVEGLKLRIVDDEGAVLASGEVGEIQVHSPDLMEGYLAEDGTVTPVDPTRTDWYPTGDFGYLDGGDNLFVLGRKSAAHRNGHTLYPDIIEHKLAAAGCLVKVVPIPDEQRGCQLVFFVEDEQQREPRHWREPITSVLPDVEHPNRVHVLERFPLNRNGKPDKRQLEQLALDLAPRAKA; encoded by the coding sequence ATGACCGCAAAGGTCTTTGCGACGGAAGCGGTGCATTCGCTTCCCGAGTTCGAGCAGAGGGCCCTGACCATCGCCGAAGCGCTCCGCGACCGCGGGGTCGGTGACGGCAGCCGGGTCATGCTCAAGGCCGGCAACTCCGCCGGCTTCGTCGGGGTCCTCCTCGCTCTGATGCACACCGGCGCGTCGATCGTCATGGTCGACCACCAGGAACGGCCGGACGCCACCCAGCGCATCTGCGACCTGGCCGGGGTCAAGGTCTGCGTGGTCGACGACGACACGCCGATGCCCGCGAACAGCCCGGCCCAGGTCACCGTCTACGAACTGCTCGCGGCGTCCATGGAGTACACCCCCGCCGAGCCGCGGCTCTCCCTCGACGCCTGGTGCGAGCTGCCCGACGGCCTGATCATGTGGTCCTCCGGCTCCACCGGGGAGCCCAAGGGCGTCGTCAAGACCGGGGCGAAGTTCCTGAAGAACCTGGAGCGCAACGCCCAGCAGGTGGGCCACCGCCCCGACGACGTCCTGCTGCCGCTGCTGCCCTTCTCCCACCAGTACGGGCTGTCCATGGTGCTCATCGCCTGGCTGGTCAAGTGCTCGCTGGTCATCGCGCCCTACCGGCGGCTGGACCGGGCGATGATCATGGCGGGCACCTGCGGGGCCACCGTGGTCGACGCCACCCCGGCCAGCTACCGCAGCATGCTCAACATGATCGGCCGCAAGCCCGCGCTGGCGGACGCGCTGTCCGGTGTCCGGATGTTCTGCAGCGGGGCGGCCCCGCTGGACCCGGGCCTGGTCGCCGACTACGTCAGCCGGTTCGGCCTGCCCCTGCTGGACAGCTACGGCAGCACCGAGGCCGGGAACGTGGCCTTCGCCACCGAGGACAACGCGGTCGCCTGCGGACGGGCCGTCGAGGGCCTGAAGCTGCGGATCGTCGACGACGAGGGCGCCGTCCTGGCCTCCGGCGAGGTCGGGGAGATCCAGGTCCACTCGCCCGACCTGATGGAGGGCTACCTGGCGGAGGACGGCACGGTCACCCCCGTCGACCCCACCAGGACCGACTGGTACCCCACCGGCGACTTCGGCTACCTGGACGGCGGGGACAACCTCTTCGTCCTCGGCCGGAAGTCCGCGGCGCACCGCAACGGCCACACGCTCTACCCCGACATCATCGAGCACAAGCTGGCCGCGGCCGGCTGCCTGGTCAAGGTCGTCCCGATCCCCGACGAACAGCGCGGCTGTCAGCTCGTCTTCTTCGTGGAGGACGAGCAGCAGCGCGAGCCACGGCACTGGCGGGAGCCGATCACCTCCGTGCTGCCCGACGTTGAGCACCCCAACCGCGTACACGTCCTGGAGCGATTCCCCCTGAACCGCAACGGCAAGCCCGACAAACGACAGCTCGAGCAGCTCGCTCTCGACCTGGCACCGCGAGCGAAGGCATGA
- a CDS encoding type I polyketide synthase, which yields MLNGSSDSGDSIAQAGPHRDESPEAPSLGPDFHELPDLEQRRVLFDLVRAHVAAALRSDSPRTLDADSSFLDLGLDSLAAVNLHRGLVAATGLPLEVSLAFEYPTPSQLVDHLHRKMSPVATDDTAPARAVVGSDDPIAIVGMSCRFPGGINSPEDLWKVVSEGVDAITPFPTDRGWDLEALYSPDPDRPGTSYATEGGFIHDAAEFDAEFFGISPREALAMDPQQRLLLETSWEVFERAGIDVTKLRGSRTAVFTGAEHHDYGPHLQSTKSGLEGYALTGIAGSVASGRISYTFGFEGPAWTVDTACSSSLVSLHQAAQSLRQGECDLALATGVATMPTPGDFILFSRQRGLSSNGRCKAFGAEADGTSWAEGVGVLLVERLSDARRNGHEVLAIVRGSAVNQDGASNGLTAPNGRSQQRVIRQALANAELTADQIDVIEAHGTGTSLGDPIEAQALIATYGASRPEGQPVWLGSLKSNIGHTQAAAGVGAVIKMVMAMRHGILPKTLHVEVPTPHVDWASGGVALLAEQRAWPETGRPFRAGISSFGMSGTNAHAIIEQAPPHEPAPATDADADAETASQPVSWLVSARSEEALRAQAARLREHVVRHPDARPVDVGWSSAVTRAALEHRGVVVASDRDGLLRGLAALAEQTDAPGLVRGRSTAQRVAFLFTGQGAQRLGMGRELYETYPLFADVFDEACDYLEVRLGASVLDVVFGPEDDAAATADELNQTMFTQAGLFAFEVALFRLLESWGVRPDFLMGHSVGEIAAAHVAGVLSLEDACALVAARGRLMQELPEGGAMVAVQASEREVAESLEGREDQVSLAALNGPTSVVLSGDEDAVLEVAGHWEAQGRKTKRLRVSHAFHSPRMDAMLAEFGQIAACLPYSAPAIPVISNVTGDVAGAELATPEYWVRHVREAVRFDDGMRRLADLGVTTCVELGPDAVLTAMGQDCLDAVDADVALVPLARSGRAEAQTLAEAVATLYANGVGVDWEAVYSGRGARRVALPTYAFQHKRYWLEAGGAVTGDARSVGLGRVDHPLLGGLTELAEGDRTVLTGRLSLQTHPWLADHAVAGGVLFPGTGFVELGLLAGVETGAGRLGELTLETPLLLPEQGGVRVQLVVGPADESGSRPLGVYSRSDSDEPGEEWVRHAQGVLETDSGAEVTDSLPQWPLPGAEEVPMEGFYEGLAQAGYGYGPVFQGLEAVWRLDGDVYAEVALPDSAAQDAGRFGLHPALLDAALHAMEMGDFGGESGRVTLPFSFTGVSLHAVGAGRVRVRLRPRGKDTVELLVTDATGAPVAFVETLVVREVAAERFASGPRSAGGDGTLFRANWDVLAARGDGAEAGVSTAVVGADRARVAELLAASGVEHAEYTGVDALVTALDEGAQVPDVVWAWCGADAEVDDLADAARKATHRALALVQSWLAEDRFDGTRLVVVTRDAVAAGPGDGVAGLSNAAVWGLVRSAATENPGRFLLVDLDRHAESADAAAGVVTTALAAGEHEVAVRTGQGLVPRLARNASGRVLEAPAGTSAWKLGTTGGGTLDNLSLLPDPVAEAPLAPGYVRVAVRAAGLNFRDALIAIGMYPEDDATMGGEGAGVVLEVGPGVTDLAPGDRVMGMINASFGPVAVADRRQLVRMPRGWTFAQGASVPVIFLTAYIGLVELGKLRAGESILVHTATGGVGMAAVQLARHLGAEVYATASPGKWDTLRAMGFDEKHIASSRDLDFEPRFMEATGGRGVDMVLDSLAREFVDASLRLMPRGGRFLEMGKIDVRDPEVVAQDHPGVEYTAYDLVAADYDWVQRMLVELVELFDSGALHPIPVTAWDVRRAPDAVRYISQARHIGKNVFTMPQALDPEGTVLVTGGTGGLGREVARHLVAERGVRNLVLVSRRGPDAEGAVDLAAELTEAGASVTLAACDVADRASLERVLSGIPADHPLTAVVHAAGVLDDGVIDTLSPKRIDAVFEPKVDAAWNLHELTRETDLAEFVMFSSVAGVFGSPGQGNYAAANSFLDALATHRRALGLPAVSLAWGPWEQAGGMTGTLSQADMVRMAREGMAPLSMAGGLRLLDAGATSEDALLVPMRLETSALSGGQSDIPALLRGVVRVRSKAAAGGKATAPESAKVRLAGLTGAELERALLDLVRGSAAMVLGHSGAQSIEPDRSFQNLGFDSLAGVEFRNRLNSATGLRLPSTLIFDNPTPAALAEYLRGRVVTDGPAEPDVDPEEARIRALLTSIPLERLRRAGLLDTLTELASGKDQTEKDTGEKETDSIDAMDDDDLIDMMLGDLDS from the coding sequence ATGTTGAACGGGTCCAGTGACTCGGGAGATTCCATCGCGCAGGCTGGACCGCACCGCGACGAGAGCCCTGAAGCGCCCTCACTCGGTCCGGACTTCCACGAACTGCCGGACCTCGAACAGCGCAGGGTCCTGTTCGACCTGGTACGCGCACACGTCGCCGCGGCGCTGCGGTCCGACTCCCCGCGCACGCTCGACGCGGACAGCTCGTTCCTCGACCTGGGGCTGGACTCGCTCGCGGCGGTCAACCTGCACCGGGGGCTGGTCGCCGCCACCGGGCTCCCCCTTGAGGTGTCGCTCGCCTTCGAGTACCCGACGCCCAGCCAGCTCGTGGACCACCTCCACCGGAAGATGTCCCCCGTGGCCACGGACGACACCGCTCCCGCGCGTGCCGTCGTGGGCTCGGACGACCCCATCGCCATCGTCGGGATGAGCTGCCGTTTCCCCGGCGGCATCAACAGCCCCGAGGACCTGTGGAAGGTCGTCTCCGAGGGCGTGGACGCCATCACGCCCTTCCCCACCGACCGTGGCTGGGACCTGGAGGCGCTCTACAGCCCGGACCCGGACCGCCCCGGCACCAGCTACGCGACCGAGGGCGGGTTCATCCACGACGCGGCCGAGTTCGACGCGGAGTTCTTCGGCATATCGCCGCGCGAGGCCCTTGCCATGGACCCGCAGCAGCGGCTGCTCCTCGAGACGAGCTGGGAGGTCTTCGAGCGGGCCGGAATCGACGTGACCAAGCTGCGGGGGAGCCGCACCGCCGTCTTCACCGGCGCTGAGCACCACGACTACGGGCCCCACCTGCAGAGCACCAAGAGCGGCCTCGAGGGCTACGCGCTGACCGGCATCGCGGGCAGCGTCGCCTCCGGGCGCATCTCCTACACCTTCGGCTTCGAGGGCCCGGCGTGGACCGTGGACACCGCGTGCTCCTCGTCGCTGGTCTCCCTGCACCAGGCGGCGCAGTCGCTGCGCCAGGGCGAGTGCGATCTGGCGCTCGCCACCGGCGTCGCCACCATGCCGACCCCCGGTGACTTCATCCTCTTCAGCCGCCAGCGCGGACTCTCCTCCAACGGGCGCTGCAAGGCGTTCGGCGCCGAGGCCGACGGCACGTCCTGGGCCGAGGGCGTCGGCGTCCTCCTGGTGGAGCGGCTCTCGGACGCCCGGCGCAACGGCCACGAGGTGCTGGCGATCGTGCGGGGTTCCGCCGTCAACCAGGACGGCGCCAGCAACGGCCTGACGGCCCCCAACGGGCGCTCCCAGCAGCGCGTCATCCGGCAGGCGCTGGCCAACGCCGAGCTGACCGCGGACCAGATCGACGTGATCGAGGCGCACGGCACCGGAACCTCGCTCGGTGACCCCATCGAGGCGCAGGCGCTGATCGCCACCTACGGCGCGAGCCGCCCGGAGGGGCAGCCGGTGTGGCTGGGCTCCCTCAAGTCGAACATCGGCCACACCCAGGCGGCGGCCGGTGTGGGCGCCGTCATCAAGATGGTGATGGCCATGCGCCACGGCATCCTGCCGAAGACGCTGCACGTGGAGGTGCCGACCCCGCACGTGGACTGGGCGTCGGGCGGCGTGGCGCTGCTCGCCGAGCAGCGCGCCTGGCCGGAGACCGGGCGGCCGTTCCGGGCCGGTATCTCCTCGTTCGGCATGAGCGGTACCAACGCGCACGCCATCATCGAGCAGGCCCCGCCGCACGAGCCGGCCCCCGCCACGGACGCCGACGCCGACGCGGAGACGGCCTCCCAGCCCGTGTCCTGGCTGGTGTCCGCCAGGAGCGAGGAGGCGCTGCGGGCACAGGCCGCGCGGCTGCGCGAGCACGTGGTGCGCCACCCCGACGCGCGGCCGGTCGACGTCGGATGGTCGTCCGCCGTGACACGGGCCGCGCTCGAACACCGTGGCGTGGTGGTGGCGTCCGACCGGGATGGGCTGCTGCGCGGCCTCGCGGCGCTCGCCGAGCAGACCGACGCGCCGGGCCTGGTGCGGGGCAGGTCCACGGCGCAGCGGGTGGCGTTCCTGTTCACCGGCCAGGGCGCCCAGCGGCTGGGCATGGGCCGTGAACTCTACGAGACCTACCCGCTCTTCGCCGACGTGTTCGACGAGGCGTGCGACTACCTGGAGGTGCGCCTCGGGGCCTCCGTGCTCGACGTGGTCTTCGGCCCCGAGGACGACGCCGCCGCGACCGCTGACGAGCTCAACCAGACGATGTTCACCCAGGCCGGGCTGTTCGCCTTCGAGGTGGCCCTGTTCCGCCTGCTGGAGTCCTGGGGCGTGCGCCCCGACTTCCTGATGGGGCACTCGGTGGGCGAGATCGCCGCGGCCCACGTCGCCGGGGTGCTGTCCCTGGAGGACGCGTGCGCCCTGGTGGCGGCCCGTGGACGGCTGATGCAGGAACTGCCCGAGGGCGGCGCCATGGTGGCCGTCCAGGCGTCGGAGCGTGAGGTTGCCGAGAGCCTGGAGGGCCGCGAGGACCAGGTGTCGCTGGCGGCGCTCAACGGCCCCACCTCGGTGGTGCTCTCCGGTGACGAGGACGCGGTACTCGAAGTCGCCGGCCACTGGGAGGCCCAGGGCCGCAAGACCAAGCGGCTGCGGGTCAGCCACGCGTTCCACTCCCCCCGGATGGACGCCATGCTGGCGGAGTTCGGCCAGATCGCCGCCTGCCTGCCGTACTCGGCCCCGGCCATCCCGGTCATCTCCAACGTCACCGGCGATGTCGCGGGCGCCGAACTGGCCACCCCCGAGTACTGGGTCCGCCACGTGCGGGAAGCGGTCCGCTTCGACGACGGCATGCGCCGCCTCGCCGACCTGGGCGTGACGACGTGCGTGGAGCTGGGCCCCGACGCCGTGCTGACCGCGATGGGCCAGGACTGCCTGGACGCCGTCGACGCCGACGTGGCCCTCGTGCCCCTGGCCCGCTCCGGGCGCGCCGAGGCCCAGACGCTGGCTGAGGCGGTCGCCACCCTGTACGCGAACGGCGTCGGCGTGGACTGGGAGGCGGTGTACTCCGGGCGCGGCGCGCGCCGCGTCGCCCTGCCGACCTACGCCTTCCAGCACAAGCGGTACTGGCTCGAGGCGGGCGGCGCCGTGACCGGCGACGCCCGCAGCGTCGGCCTCGGCAGGGTGGACCACCCGCTGCTCGGCGGCCTCACCGAACTGGCCGAGGGCGACCGTACGGTGCTCACCGGACGCCTGTCGCTGCAGACCCACCCGTGGCTCGCCGACCACGCCGTGGCCGGCGGAGTGCTCTTCCCCGGCACCGGATTCGTGGAACTCGGCCTGCTCGCGGGCGTCGAGACCGGGGCGGGACGGCTCGGCGAACTCACCCTGGAGACCCCGCTCCTCCTGCCGGAGCAGGGCGGCGTCCGCGTCCAGCTCGTGGTCGGCCCCGCCGACGAGTCCGGCTCGCGACCGCTGGGCGTGTACTCGCGCTCCGACAGCGACGAGCCGGGGGAGGAGTGGGTACGCCACGCCCAGGGCGTCCTGGAGACGGACAGCGGCGCCGAGGTCACCGACAGCCTGCCGCAGTGGCCCCTCCCGGGCGCCGAAGAGGTGCCGATGGAGGGCTTCTACGAGGGCCTGGCCCAGGCCGGTTACGGATACGGGCCGGTCTTCCAGGGCCTGGAGGCGGTCTGGCGGTTGGACGGTGACGTCTACGCCGAGGTGGCGCTGCCGGACTCGGCCGCCCAGGACGCCGGACGGTTCGGCCTGCACCCCGCCCTGCTCGACGCCGCGTTGCACGCCATGGAGATGGGCGACTTCGGCGGCGAGAGCGGACGCGTGACCCTGCCGTTCTCCTTCACCGGGGTGAGCCTGCACGCGGTGGGCGCCGGACGGGTGCGGGTGCGGCTGCGCCCGCGGGGCAAGGACACGGTCGAGCTGCTGGTGACCGACGCCACGGGCGCGCCCGTCGCCTTCGTGGAGACGCTGGTGGTGCGGGAGGTGGCGGCCGAGCGGTTCGCTTCCGGGCCGCGCTCCGCCGGCGGCGACGGAACGCTCTTCCGGGCCAACTGGGACGTGCTCGCCGCCCGCGGCGACGGGGCCGAGGCCGGTGTGTCCACGGCCGTGGTCGGCGCCGACCGGGCGCGGGTGGCCGAACTGCTCGCCGCCTCCGGTGTCGAGCACGCCGAGTACACCGGAGTGGACGCGCTCGTCACCGCCCTCGACGAGGGTGCCCAGGTGCCCGACGTGGTCTGGGCCTGGTGCGGCGCGGACGCGGAGGTCGACGACCTCGCCGACGCCGCCCGCAAGGCCACCCACCGGGCGCTGGCCCTGGTGCAGTCCTGGCTGGCCGAGGACCGGTTCGACGGCACCAGGCTGGTCGTGGTGACCCGCGACGCGGTCGCCGCGGGACCCGGCGACGGTGTCGCCGGACTGTCCAACGCCGCCGTGTGGGGCCTGGTGCGCTCGGCGGCCACCGAGAACCCGGGCCGGTTCCTGCTGGTGGACCTCGACCGCCACGCCGAGTCGGCCGACGCGGCCGCCGGTGTGGTGACCACCGCGCTGGCGGCGGGCGAACACGAGGTGGCGGTCCGCACCGGCCAGGGGCTGGTCCCCCGACTGGCCAGGAACGCCTCCGGACGGGTGCTCGAAGCCCCCGCCGGCACCTCGGCGTGGAAGCTCGGCACCACGGGCGGCGGCACCCTGGACAACCTCTCGCTGCTGCCCGACCCCGTGGCCGAGGCGCCGCTGGCCCCCGGGTACGTCCGGGTCGCGGTGCGTGCCGCCGGTCTGAACTTCCGTGACGCGCTGATCGCCATCGGCATGTACCCCGAGGACGACGCCACCATGGGCGGCGAGGGCGCCGGCGTGGTCCTGGAGGTCGGCCCGGGCGTGACCGACCTGGCCCCCGGAGACCGGGTCATGGGCATGATCAACGCCTCGTTCGGGCCCGTCGCGGTCGCCGACCGGCGGCAGCTCGTCCGCATGCCGCGCGGCTGGACGTTCGCGCAGGGCGCCTCCGTACCGGTGATCTTCCTGACGGCCTACATCGGCCTGGTGGAACTCGGCAAGCTGCGGGCGGGCGAGTCCATCCTGGTGCACACCGCCACCGGCGGCGTGGGCATGGCGGCCGTACAGCTCGCACGCCACCTCGGCGCCGAGGTGTACGCCACGGCCAGCCCCGGCAAGTGGGACACCCTGCGGGCGATGGGGTTCGACGAGAAGCACATCGCCTCCTCCCGTGACCTGGACTTCGAGCCGCGCTTCATGGAGGCGACCGGCGGCCGGGGCGTGGACATGGTGCTGGACTCGCTCGCCCGCGAGTTCGTCGACGCCTCCCTGCGGCTGATGCCCAGGGGCGGGCGGTTCCTGGAGATGGGCAAGATCGACGTACGCGACCCCGAGGTCGTCGCCCAGGACCACCCCGGGGTGGAGTACACGGCGTACGACCTGGTCGCGGCCGACTACGACTGGGTCCAGCGGATGCTGGTCGAGCTGGTCGAGCTCTTCGACAGCGGCGCGCTGCACCCGATCCCGGTGACGGCGTGGGACGTGCGGCGGGCCCCGGACGCGGTGCGGTACATCAGCCAGGCCCGGCACATCGGCAAGAACGTGTTCACCATGCCCCAGGCCCTCGACCCCGAGGGCACGGTCCTGGTCACCGGCGGCACCGGCGGCCTGGGCCGCGAGGTGGCACGCCACCTGGTGGCCGAACGCGGGGTGCGCAACCTGGTGCTGGTCTCCCGGCGCGGGCCGGACGCGGAGGGCGCCGTCGACCTCGCGGCCGAACTCACCGAGGCGGGCGCCTCGGTGACGCTGGCGGCCTGTGACGTGGCCGACCGCGCCTCGCTGGAGCGGGTGCTGTCCGGCATCCCCGCCGACCACCCGCTGACCGCGGTCGTGCACGCGGCGGGCGTACTCGACGACGGTGTCATCGACACGCTGTCGCCGAAGCGGATCGACGCGGTCTTCGAGCCGAAGGTCGACGCGGCGTGGAACCTGCACGAGCTGACCCGGGAGACGGACCTGGCGGAGTTCGTCATGTTCTCCTCCGTCGCCGGTGTGTTCGGCAGCCCGGGACAGGGCAACTACGCCGCCGCCAACTCGTTCCTGGACGCGCTCGCCACCCACCGGCGCGCCCTCGGCCTCCCGGCGGTCTCGCTGGCCTGGGGCCCGTGGGAGCAGGCCGGCGGCATGACCGGCACCCTCAGCCAGGCGGACATGGTGCGCATGGCGCGCGAGGGCATGGCGCCCCTGTCCATGGCGGGCGGTCTGCGGCTGCTGGACGCCGGGGCCACGAGCGAGGACGCCCTGCTCGTGCCGATGCGGCTGGAGACCTCCGCGCTCAGCGGCGGCCAGAGCGACATCCCCGCCCTGCTGCGCGGCGTGGTCCGGGTGCGGAGCAAGGCGGCGGCCGGCGGGAAGGCGACCGCCCCCGAATCGGCCAAGGTACGACTGGCCGGCCTGACCGGAGCCGAGCTGGAGCGGGCGCTGCTCGACCTGGTGCGCGGCAGCGCGGCCATGGTGCTCGGGCACAGCGGCGCCCAGTCCATCGAGCCCGACCGCTCCTTCCAGAACCTCGGCTTCGACTCGCTGGCGGGCGTGGAGTTCCGTAACCGACTGAACTCGGCCACCGGGCTCCGCCTCCCCTCCACGCTGATCTTCGACAACCCCACGCCCGCGGCGCTCGCCGAGTACCTGCGCGGCCGGGTGGTGACGGACGGCCCGGCCGAGCCGGACGTCGATCCGGAAGAGGCCAGGATCCGCGCCCTGCTGACGTCGATCCCGCTGGAGCGGCTGCGCCGCGCGGGCCTGCTCGACACGCTCACCGAGCTGGCGAGCGGCAAGGACCAGACCGAGAAGGACACCGGGGAGAAGGAGACGGACTCCATCGACGCGATGGACGACGACGACCTGATCGACATGATGCTCGGCGACCTCGACAGCTGA
- a CDS encoding ACP S-malonyltransferase, with protein MTEQRATEAQTTKARAAEQQAAEPQATEARTSDPETSRTAMVFPGMGPFRFTDVGEFLLTNPHARRRLAIADEVVGYSVFDRYRQSDADEEEQYSAHTQIAFLTVCLALADWAEETLGERPELCAGPSFGQRAAVTYAGSLPFEETVRLTAELARCEEEYFRQEHRDAVTHCVIHTPEERLQEALAELDAEGEWHDVSGYIDQGFYLVSLREPVLDRFKKRIGELGGYNMYTMWPPVHAPAFGALRRKAEEEVLATFEVADPKLPIVADQNGELLTGADGVRTMLLDTFDHPIRWPDMVETMREQGITRVCVAGPDNLFGRVNRTVDNFEVVAIDARKAMRPRVRQRSARRARR; from the coding sequence ATGACCGAGCAGCGGGCCACAGAGGCGCAGACCACGAAGGCGCGAGCCGCCGAGCAGCAGGCCGCCGAGCCGCAGGCCACCGAGGCGCGGACGTCCGATCCGGAGACCAGCCGTACGGCCATGGTCTTCCCCGGGATGGGACCCTTCCGCTTCACCGACGTGGGCGAGTTCCTGCTGACCAACCCCCACGCCCGGCGCCGGCTCGCGATCGCCGACGAGGTGGTGGGGTACTCCGTGTTCGACCGGTACCGCCAGTCGGACGCCGACGAGGAGGAGCAGTACAGCGCGCACACCCAGATCGCCTTCCTGACGGTCTGCCTCGCCCTCGCCGACTGGGCGGAGGAGACGCTGGGGGAGCGGCCCGAGCTGTGCGCCGGACCGAGCTTCGGCCAGCGGGCCGCGGTGACCTACGCGGGGTCCCTGCCGTTCGAGGAGACCGTGCGACTCACCGCCGAGCTGGCGCGCTGCGAGGAGGAGTACTTCCGGCAGGAGCACCGTGACGCGGTCACGCACTGTGTGATCCACACCCCCGAGGAGCGGCTCCAGGAGGCGCTGGCCGAACTGGACGCCGAGGGGGAGTGGCACGACGTCTCCGGCTACATCGACCAGGGTTTCTACCTCGTGTCCCTGCGCGAGCCGGTGCTCGACCGGTTCAAGAAGCGGATCGGCGAGCTGGGCGGTTACAACATGTACACCATGTGGCCGCCCGTGCACGCCCCGGCGTTCGGCGCGCTGCGTCGCAAGGCGGAGGAGGAGGTCCTCGCCACCTTCGAGGTGGCCGACCCCAAGCTGCCGATCGTCGCCGACCAGAACGGCGAGCTGCTGACCGGCGCGGACGGGGTACGCACCATGCTGCTCGACACCTTCGACCACCCGATCCGCTGGCCGGACATGGTGGAGACGATGCGGGAGCAAGGCATCACCAGGGTCTGCGTCGCGGGCCCGGACAACCTCTTCGGCCGGGTGAACCGCACCGTGGACAACTTCGAGGTCGTGGCCATCGACGCCCGCAAGGCGATGCGCCCGCGGGTCCGGCAGCGGAGCGCCCGCCGGGCGAGGCGGTGA